The Meriones unguiculatus strain TT.TT164.6M chromosome 6, Bangor_MerUng_6.1, whole genome shotgun sequence genomic interval AGCTACCTTTCCAGTTCTATAGTTCTAAGATCTGGGTGTACACATACATCTACAGTGCAAACAAAATTCAGAAATTTGACTTCTAGGAGTACTTTCTTTACACATTCAAGTGGGAAGACactattaaaaacattttaattgaattgtGCTTTGAGTAGCAAATaccttgaaaatataaaaaatactgtTAAGAGAAATGAGGTTAAAATAAAGGTATAGTCATACAACATATTCATAGAAAAACGTGGCACATGTACatttacatgtgcacatatggaAATATGCTGCAGATATGCAACCAACAGcaaaaagactacacacacacacacacacacacacacacacacacacgggggatATTCAGCCTGGGGTGGTGGGATGGGGGAAGAAATTCTCAAATTTGTGGCAacatggatggaactggaagacAAAGTAATATAGCAGGCACAGAATAACACTGCATATTCTCTCATGTGTGGAAGCTAGGAAGAGTAGAAAGTAGAGGTTACCAGAGgctaggaaggaaaaggagaatggaaaaaataaaaaatgttggaTAACCAGTACCAGAATAGTGATGCTGGAGTAAATTCCAGTGGACAATAGGTGACTTACTTTCAGGATAAATCCTATTTTACAAAGCATGAATAATCCAAATATTGGCAGCACATAGTGCTTGTAAGTGGATGCAATTTCAAACTACCCTGATTTCATCATTACATGCTGTCTTCGAAGTCACACTGCATGCTGTTTGTACAAGTCAAACACCTTGCACATggaaggcctgagtttgatttccgaaaacaaaaattaaaatttccataGATTGATGATAAAATTACAATTTCAGTAACATAATTTTGGAATTGGGGTGTATGTTAATGAAAATGGTAACTACAAAGCATGAAGtgaaaataaactgtaaacaaaatatttgattttatGTGTTCTGAAAGTAAAATATACTAGTCCTAGGATGAAAATAGAAGGTTCATTTTGCTTCATTTCAAAAGATTAAACTGACTTGTGCAATTTCTCCAGATAGACCTGGCCCAATGCTTTTCCAATGGGGATGTTCCTTAGAAACCTCTTAACTGAGcctggcacagtggtgcatgcccgtaatccagcactctggggggcaggggcaggtctttaagttcaagtccagcctggtctacaaaccgagtccaaaacagccaaggcaaaaaataaaattagaacttCCTTAAAGAATCCTTGCAAGTAACTAATACCACAGGCTAGTAAGTCCTCCTGAAATCCATGCCCGTAGTAAGCAAGTTTTGGCTTCACTGAAAAGTGCCTCAGACATAATTAAAATACCCCTATATGCCCTGGAGGCAGATACTATTAGTACAAAATTTAGTCTTACAAAATTTAGTCTGAAGGAAGTCTTGTAACTTGATTCAGCCTTCCCATCCAAGGACCTAAATTTGAAATTTGACTCCGAAGCCAAAGTTTTCCACTCAACATCCTTTTGCCTGTTTTATTTTACATCCACAAACCATACACATAAGGCCCTAGGGATGTCAAGTGCAGAAACCTAAGACTGCAATGAAGTGGCTTCAGCTTCCTTGGTAATTGCTAGGTCACATTTCTGAAACAGCAGTGCTGTCAATCAGATAGTAATTTCAAAATTTTAACTCCTTCATACAAGATTCACAGCTATTTACTAGTTAAGGCTCTGCTCTTAAGACTCTCAAGGCACTAATTGTAGTTTTCTAAGTATTTTTGAAAACTTCATATACAGTCCTGGTTGGCAGAAACTACTTAGAAAAGGCGGGGCTTCATGctagagacccacctacctctgctggGATCGAAAGTCTGCATTCCCAATTtgtgcaatttaatttttaaagcatttgttTTAATCCATGCTATTTACTAATTGAAAACAATTTGCTGGTGAAGCAGCAGCTTtacccaccaaaaaagaaaaaaaaaccaaaacatccTTTTGCCCTAAATGGTTTCCAGGGAATCAAAAATTTCAGTTCTCAGGATGTTAAAATGCAAAACTGTTTAGGGGGCCTCAGTGGTGTCTTGCACAAAGCTTTGGGTTAATACAACTGGGAAGAGGGAATTACCTTCTTCAAATTAACCTGTTGGGCAACGGGATTAACTGATTTACAGGATGCTCCAGCCCACACTATGCGGAGGTACCATTACCAAGCAAGTGGGTTTAGGCTGCATTTAGGTAGTTTGAAGGTAGCAAAAAGTCAATCTAACCTATAACCTGAGGACAGTATAGTACTGAAGCAAAAGCCTAGGCCCATCTACAAAGGCATGCAAAAGGGGAGGTACAATTTGTGTAAATTCACAATTCACCCCAGCCCtccaggcaggcagatctgagtttgaggtcagccagggctagagaaatcctgtcaacaaaaaaaatcacaacttgTAAAATATGTTCACCAAGTACCTCTATAAACTGTTCCAACAAAAAGGCTACCCACTGGATAAAAAGTATCTTAAGTATCTTAATAGCACACAAACCGTTAACAGATCAATCTTAAAAGCCCAGCCTTAATAAAGTGGGACACTAGTCAAGTTCAACTCAGCTTACACTAATACCTACATAACCCAAGACCTGTGAAGTGCATCTGGATTTAGCATAGCATACTATTGGATGTCGTCTTTCACATGACCAAGGGCTTTAAGTTGTAGATGGGGttagagatggttcagtgggtcaAAGTGGTTTATACAGGGCTGAGTTCAAGTAACCGAAAGCTTGACTTATGATTACGCACTCACCCAACAAAATGAGCATTGCAAGTACTCAACAGAATGGTAATTTGGGCCTAATTTTCCCTAGCACACAGACAAGTCCTTGGACACATATTAGTAACATAGAAGACTTGCCTATTGTTGAGAAATGAAGGCAGCTGCAGACCCCATTTCAAATAACCCAGACTACCAAAGCATGATAGTCCAGGTCTTTACTTTCACTACTCTGGAAGCAGACAACACAGATGGGTCTTTTGAGCTAAGGCCGGCCTGCAAGGTCTACATtcagaccctgtcccaaaacaagACAAAGAGAAACCCCAACTTCAGCCTTAAGTTGGCTTAGTACATTCCAAGAAACTTTTTCACTTGGCCAATTTATTTGTACACCTTATAGTTTTATAGGGCTGAAATGCTTGCTCAGTTGTTGAAAGAACTTATTCCTACATGATGGCTCAACAGTCCAAGcaactgacaccctcttctacCTAACCTCTGCTGGCACCAGGTACATCTGTGGTGCACACATAAACATACTCATAAGCacgaagtaaaaatgaaaaattttttgaaaaaaaaaaaaaaaactcaacgaAATTTTACTGGTTAAGTCAATTTATTATCATAGATGGCTCAGGCATCTGCAATGGTGACTTCAACCTCCACTCCTGGCTCGATACTGATGGAAGTAATCTGCTTAACAATCTCCGAAGGACTGTGTAAGTCAATGAGTCGCTTGTGGATTCTCATTTGGAAACGATCCCATGTCTTGGAACCTTCACCACAAGGCGTCTTTCTTGTAGTGATTCTCAGTGTCtgccaagaaaacaaaagaaaactgcaTGCATGCATTTCTTCTGAACCATTTCCCCCTGAACACCGACAATCTTCTGGTAACAGCAACTTTCACAAGACAGTGGGGCCCCTTTGAGCTCAACAAGCTATCTCCCTCACACCAAGTCACCACTATAAATCCAACACCTGATATAGTCTAAATTGTACTTGCAATTTAATTCCCGTTTGTAATTTCAACCTAAGGATTCCCGTGGCAACCTAACCCCAAAGCACCAGGACCACCACCAGAAAATTGTCACTTACCTTAGTAGGCATACGCACCGGTCCTTTCACTTTTAGATTCTTTTCTTTTGCGCCTCTGATCAAGTCGGCACACACTGCAGGTTAAGGAAACAGCCTTTCAGTTAACCCAGAAACGACTGAAATCGCCGTAAGCAAGTTACCCGATCGGCTCAGAATAGCGTATAAGAATTATCACCCTAGTTCAACACAGTAGGAATCTCCTCATCGCCGACCGCGCCACGGCTACGGTTTACAAGACACAACGGAAAACACCCGAGACCACCGTACTGACCCTTCTCCAGCGACTTCACGTTGCGGCTGGTGAGCGTGATCCGAATCCGGTGAATGGCCACCTCGGGTTCCACGGGCGTCTTTCCGGTATCTTTAAAAGCCTGTTACCACACAGGCGGGAAAACAAACAGCGAACCGTCAATGGCGGCCCACTCAACACAGACGCCATCGGGACCCTCTCCTGGGCCCGCGCCGCGGCGGCCGCCCTCTCCCGGGGCCCGCGCTCGCGGCGCCCGGGAACGAGCCCCGCCGGCGCCCCAGGCCACGTGTCGCCGTCCCCCGCCTCACCATGGCTGCGGCGTGGCTTCCTGACCGACTTGTTCCTCAGCAGGAGCGAACAGCGGTGAGTCAGGACCGGAGCAGACTGAAAACAGCTCCGTGACAGACACGACCACGTCTCAGAGAGGAGGACGGGAAGCGCGACAGGCGCTTATATAGTACGTTCGCATCCGGGTACTTCGCGCCCCGGAACAGGAACCGCCGGCCCACGGAGAGACGGCCGGCGGGGAGGCCGGGCTGCAGGGCCGCAGAGTTGGCGGGAAAGGGCGAGAACGCGCGCGCCCCCTCTCGGCTCGGCGGAGTCACTGCCCTGACCTGGAGCACCCAAGAGTCTGGAAATGTTGACGCCTGTCAGGTGCTGTGCTGCAAAGTGCAGATGCGTTTGGTCTTTACAGGACGAAATATGCTTCCCATACATACCCAGTTAACTTGCTTTTGTCTGACAAGAGAACAACCTTTTTTGAGTTTAACTGGCACAGGCCTTGGGGAAGAGCGACCCTGACAAGCCAGGTGTGTGCGTTTATTTACTTGGTGCGGGAGATAGAATCCAGGGCTCAGCAGGAAAAAACACTCAGACCATAAACCTCGCATCCTAAATTCGAGTCAGTGAATCCTCGACGGAAGGAAAGAATGGATTCCGCAAAGccgtcttctggcttccaaacgagagcctcctcccccaccccaccccataactaaattatatttaaaaaaattactcgGAAACTGTTTTTCAAAGCTGAAATGCCTTTTTGTGATATTTCAGCTTTTAGCTTCTCATAATAGTAGAAACAAACGTCTCTATCTTCTGGAAAAGACCCGAGCTTAGTTTTTACTCCTGGTTGGggtgcttttctgttttgttttgttttgttttgttttgttttgttttgtttcttgagttcTGGGTATTGAACCTATGGCCTTATTCATGCTAGGTGAGCACTGtaccactgaactatattccATACTAGCTTCTACTCTTTCAGTTAAGTGGAGTGCTCTGTCAGGTCACATCGCGTTGTACCTGGCCTGGAACCCATCTACCCAGTTTTAACACTGTCCTCTAGGTTGCAATGGAGCAGAGGACTCCGTAGATCGGAGCATTTGTTCATAATACAGCCCGTGACCAAGTACAGCAGAAGGAAAGCCAGGCAAGGTCAAATGCCCTGATAGGCAAAGGAGGTGCAGGTTAATCTAGTCCTCCGAACTCCCTGCTGCTCAAGGCTAAGGGCGTGGTCCAATAGAATGCAAGCAGGGTGCTGAGAGCAAGACAACACAGGACGAAAGAGCATTATTTTGCAGGTGAAAGTGATTTGCTCCGACCTGCCAAACTGGGGCCGAACACTGATCTTCTCCAATAGGTATTCTCTTCTGATCTTTCGGAGAGAACTATACAGGAAACTTCCAAGTATCAGCATCCACTCACTTGCTTGGTGATAATCTGATCTAGCTAGTAACTGGCTTTCTGACTCACCAATGTATGTGAGTTTTGCTATCATTGAACAATTAAGGTGAGTATTACAATAAGGAGatttaaaaaattcaattaattttaaatataatccaCTGACTTCTTTAAAGTCtgaattatttgttttttcctccttccttcctttctctctctctctctctctctctctctctctttctttctctctctctctctctctctctttctttctctctctctctctctctctctcttctttctctctctctctctctgtttctttcttgacacaggatttctttgtgtatccctggctgccctggaactcactatgtagaccaagttaGCCTCAAACCTGGAGAccaagctgcctctgcctccagagtgctgggaataaaggcatgcatGACCACCATCCAGCTTATTTtgctattttgagacaaggtttactaagtagtcttgactgtcctggaatttacagagctctacttgcctctgcctcctgagtgttgcatGGGATTAAGGGCACTGGTTACCACCCGGCTAAAAACTGCATTTTTGTTTTAGTAGCTATGACCTTAATGAAACTTTAAACATGTTTAATGTATTAACTGAGTCATCTGTAACAAAATAGACAAATGCAGTAATAGTCCATCTTTCTGATATGTGATTTGTATTAATATCAAGCATAACTGGTCTCTGTGGCTACTTGCACACAAGGGGCATACACTAACAGACACGTGtccataattaaaaagaaacattttaaaaatcagtatctCAAAGAGATACCTTCTTAGTTCATTGTAGTGTTTTTTACAATAATCAAGgtatggaaacaacctaagtaTCTATCAACAGATGAGTGAGTAAATAAAAAGCCATACAGATCCAATGAAATATCACCTgcccaaaagaatttttttaaaaaggaaatcctGATGTATACTATTGAGGCTGTTGGCACTGTACTAAGTAGAGTCAGGAAGACAAAAATCAATGATCTGTGGCATCTAAGGACCAATTCATAAGGGCTCAGAGGGGAAGGGTGTGTCCTAGGGATGGGGTGGGACAgcaaggtctggagagatggtcattgttttaaattttattgtcttCTCATTTTCAAACGTCTTGCTGTGTTTTTCTCTTGAAAATTAGCAGTTATGGTGTCCCCCAAATGTCCACATAAAAGGTAGAAATTTTCTATGTTAGTATGTTAATGTAGTTATTGAAGGAAAAGTAGAAAATGCTAAAGGAAAACACACATTCTCACCATTCCAAGACAAGCAATTTACACTTTTAGGTAtgttatatctttaaaaaaaacatggcCTATATTCTATGGACAATATGATTCAAAGAATGTTTAATTATAAGAAGtatgtttctgtttcattccttttattttttaattaaatgtattattgttataataattatttgtgtgtgtgtaagagagagaaagaaaaagagagagagaacaattggTTCTCTCATTCCACCTTTATTTTTGGTAGTGAGCccagcctttaatggctgagccacttctccagctctcTTTCCATTATTTACATAGCTTTCATGGATGGAACTCTGGTAATCCAGCTTGCACGGTccagcagcaagcacttttacctgtgGAGCTATATTTGCCAGGCCTGTTTCATCTCTCTTAATGACAATTGTGACTGAAGTCTTTAAGGAAGCCACATCTGTACTGAAGACTGACTGCCTGCCCCTAATTTCACTACCGGGTCAATTAGTTAGTACAGAAATGAAAGGCTACAAATGGAGAGCCAGCATTATCTTGGGCTCACTTTAGCTCCTTTTCTGGCTATTTatgtccatctctgtctctcctaGCAGTTTTGGTGACTATTGGTTAAAACCTTTGTACTGTGTTATTTGTCTGACTGCTGCCTTTTACCACTGCTAACTCTGAAAGTTATAAGCCAGCCTCGGAAGCCTACAGAGGAGACGTCCCCACTTTGTTGGACTGGACCAGTTCATTTCCCCAGCCACATGTTTGGTTAATACACTGCTTTGgggccttttttcttttgttctgcgATTCTTAAACATCATGTGATCTCTCTAAAGTGGGACATGTCATTCAAAGTGACCTGAGTCTGTGTTCCTGGGCACTGGGCACTGATCACTGACGTGTGGCTTGGCCCTCTCGAATTCCCTTTGCAGCAAAAGTTGTGTTTTGCATGAACACTATATTTCATGAATTGTGTGGAGGATTCTTTCATAGTTTTTAGACACAGGCTTGTTCTCCAGTTTGTTTTACTGTCATGAACAATCCCAGTAGGTGTACAGTTGTCTATCAGGCTTTTAATCTCTGTAGTTATGCATGAGGCTGTTTGTATATTGCAAGTTATTTAGTCACATCTTCGGTCTTTACCTCCCGCCCTCTTCCCCTCCAGCTGTGACATCAAACACAGGCCCAGACACTGCCCAGTGTTCTCTGTGGTGCATAGTCAGGACCCTTCCTCACCACCATCAAGAGCACTATTACCCATAAGCCATTGTCTCATGCTTAACACTTTAGATCGATTTGTTAGTTAGTTATCGATTTGATAAGTTAGTTATTACTAACTTACTTTCTGAGAAGGTTGTATCTAAACACAGACTttcttaaacaataaaaaaatgcaagtgataaccagaaactggaaacaacctacttGTCAcataactgaagaatggatacagaaattgtggtacaattccatttacacaatggaatactactcagctattaaaaacaagaagatcatgaaatttgcaggcaaatggatggaactagaaaagatcatcctgagtgaggtaagacgcagaaagacccacatggtatgtactcacttataagcagatattagacctatagtacaggataacgaTACTACAGTCCACAAACCCGAAGAAGCTATggaacaaggagggcccaagggagggcactggaatgtcactcagaaggggaaatagaataagcAGCAGAAGTGAATGAAGATAGGGAACTGAGTAGGAGATAGAAAGGGGAGGGACCCAAGAGTGGGGAtgagatgtggggagaatgagaGTGGGAGATGAGAGgactgagaacaagaagggaaactgaggggggcatctctttgtcatGCCTACCAcatcctgggaggatatgggtgtgactctagctgagactactAATGGGGACAAGAGAGACAAGAacactgaagtgaccacctcctagcaaGGCAGGAGGGGAACAACAAACCACTGACAAAAACCCTGCCCACAAGaagttcagggataaagaggaaacaaagatttagggaatatccaaccaatagGTGCCCCAATCTGAGACTCAGctcatggtagagagccagcccctgacactattactagtgctctgccatgcttgcagacaggagcctaacttgactgtcctctgggaggctccagccagcaatggatcaagacagatgctgggacttgcagccaaacatGGGGCAGAGCTCGGTGGGGAGGTCCTGTGGAactgttgggggaaagatggaaagacatggaagggtcagggacctcacaagaagaccaacagagacaactaacccagtccaaTGGGGGCTTTCAGAAACTGAGACATCAATTAAGGAGCCTGTGTGatctggatctaggccccctgcacatgtGTAGCTGaagggtggcttggtcttcatgtggggcaGGGGAGGCACTGTTttcaacatggactctattgcctgcttttggatcacttcacTCTGGCTGGGTTGACTTGCctagcctcaggggatgaggcTTATGTGAGCTGATGTGCTGGGCAAAGTTGATATGAAGTaacagggagaggggaaagagaaggaggagaagggggagactgagaagagaggagggagggggcacccttgtgatataaagtaagttaaaaaataaaatgtaaaaatgttttcaatatcTCTCCTTAGCCTTTTAAAAcactggggttttttgtttgtgtgtttttgttttttaaagtttatgaAGACTTGCAAAGTGTATTCCAGCAGGTCTGTGAACCGCCACCTACTGGCCTTTGCAGCAACGACAATATCCTATTCCTTCCAAAAGGAAATTTGTGGCAGTTGAAAACTACTTCATTCATGGAACACGAGTATATTTGTGAATAAAACAATGAGGCTAAATGGTTGAATTAATATTGGAGAGTCTGTGTAAACGTATCTTCTTTGTGAAGCTTGGGCTTCAAATAAACATTTTGATTTCAAACTTCATCAGTCtgaaaattaaaggtaaaacctagaaagaatttaaaacttCTGTGAGTGCCCACGGTGTCAGGGTCAGGGAGTGGACCAGAGAGACTGTTCCTCATGGGTACCTAAGATTGCA includes:
- the Rps20 gene encoding small ribosomal subunit protein uS10; protein product: MAFKDTGKTPVEPEVAIHRIRITLTSRNVKSLEKVCADLIRGAKEKNLKVKGPVRMPTKTLRITTRKTPCGEGSKTWDRFQMRIHKRLIDLHSPSEIVKQITSISIEPGVEVEVTIADA